A DNA window from Oncorhynchus nerka isolate Pitt River unplaced genomic scaffold, Oner_Uvic_2.0 unplaced_scaffold_839, whole genome shotgun sequence contains the following coding sequences:
- the LOC135571024 gene encoding ryanodine receptor 2-like: MFHMYVGVRAGGGIGDQIEDPAGDEYEIYRIIFDITFFFFVIVILLAIIQGLIIDAFGELRDQQEQVKEDMETKCFICGIGNDYFDTVPHGFETHTLQEHNLANYLFFVMYLINKDETEHTGQESYVWKMYQERCWEFFPAGDCFRKQYEDQLN, from the exons ATGTTCCACATGTACGTGGGCGTACGGGCAGGAGGGGGCATCGGTGACCAGATCGAGGATCCAGCGGGTGATGAGTATGAGATCTACAGGATCATCTTCGACATCACCTTCTTCTTCTTCGTCATCGTCATCCTCCTGGCCATCATCCAGG gtctgATAATTGATGCGTTTGGAGAACTGAGAGATCAGCAGGAGCAGGTGAAGGAGGATATGGAG ACCAAATGCTTCATCTGCGGAATAGGAAACGACTACTTTGACACAGTACCTCACGGCTTCGAAACCCACACACTGCAGGAGCACAACTTGGCCAACTATCT CTTCTTTGTGATGTATCTCATTAACAAAGATGAAACAGAGCACACAGGCCAG gagTCGTATGTGTGGAAGATGTACCAGGAACGGTGTTGGGAATTCTTCCCTGCCGGAGACTGTTTCCGCAAACAATACGAAGACCAGCTCAACTGA